A part of Ooceraea biroi isolate clonal line C1 chromosome 10, Obir_v5.4, whole genome shotgun sequence genomic DNA contains:
- the LOC105284985 gene encoding putative uncharacterized protein DDB_G0271606, with the protein MLSNIGNMQKEQDEAKATEKSRLAGWPQAIMQMQEKNLQLLQQVQTLLQQQQKQQQSLFQLLQQQQQQQHGMVQLLQQQSQKLQQEQEAQQQQQQQQILLELLQQQQQQQQSMLQLLQQQQQEPQPEQEAQQQGLMQLLQQQQQQQQSMLQLLQQQKQEPQQQQQEPRQQQVAQGQQKPQQEQQEQQLQRRLEYNYRRGAGRSRARWYARRAFLNATLPRNLRKYYSL; encoded by the exons AAAAAGAGCAAGACGAAGCGAAAGCTACCGAAAAGTCAAGGCTGGCAGGGTGGCCACAGGCTATAATGCAGATGCAAGAGAAAAATTTGCAGCTATTGCAACAAGTGCAAACGCtgttgcagcagcagcaaaagCAGCAGCAAAGCCTGTTTCAGCTgctgcagcaacagcagcagcagcagcatggTATGGTGCAGCTGCTACAACAGCAATCGCAGAAGCTGCAACAAGAGCAGGAGgcacagcagcagcaacagcagcagcaaatCCTGTTAGAGCTGctgcaacaacagcaacagcagcagcaaagTATGTTGCAGCTGctacaacagcaacaacaggaGCCGCAACCAGAGCAGGAGGCACAGCAGCAAGGCCTAATGCAGCTgttgcagcaacagcaacagcagcagcaaagCATGTTGCAACTGCTACAACAGCAGAAACAAGAAccgcaacagcaacaacaggaGCCGCGGCAACAGCAGGTGGCGCAGGGACAACAAAAGCCACAGCAGGAGCAACAGGAGCAGCAACTGCAGCGGCGACTGGAATATA actATAGAAGAGGTGCTGGCCGTTCTCGTGCCCGTTGGTACGCCAGACGAGCTTTCCTAAACGCAACCTTACCACGCAACCTAAGAAAATActattctttataa